The following are from one region of the Zonotrichia leucophrys gambelii isolate GWCS_2022_RI chromosome 1A, RI_Zleu_2.0, whole genome shotgun sequence genome:
- the TYMP gene encoding LOW QUALITY PROTEIN: thymidine phosphorylase (The sequence of the model RefSeq protein was modified relative to this genomic sequence to represent the inferred CDS: inserted 1 base in 1 codon; deleted 1 base in 1 codon; substituted 1 base at 1 genomic stop codon), translated as MDAPSPLPTLIRKKRDGERLEDAEIRSFVRGVTEGTAQQGQIGAMLMAIRLRGMDAGETLALTRAMGSSGRTLAWPPAWHGLLVDKHSTGGVGDKVSLALAPALAACGCKVPMISGRGLGHTGGTLDKLEAIPGFRVSQSPEEMQHILARVGCCIVGQSAELVPADRVLYGLRDVTATVDSLPLITASILSKKAAERLSALVLDVKFGEAALYRTQESARELARSLVSVCTHLGIRTAALLSRMEQPLGRAVGNALEVLEALQCLEGGGPPDLRHLVTALGGVLLWQCGMAAGAEQGRERLARALDDGSALGTFEAMLGAQGVPPDTARGLCAGTPAQRRQLLGEXKVCEELPAPQEGWVQQVRALPLARVLHRLGAGRSRAGDPVNPRVGAELLVGTGQHLRAGEPWLRVHHEGTLDPEGRRELQDALCLGPQPPRDPPPLVAETIVPSGPCPGRAXTRNKPR; from the exons ATGGACGCCCCGAGCCCTCTCCCCACCCTGATCCGCAAGAAGCGGGACGGGGAGCGCCTGGAGGACGCCGAGATCCGGAGCTTCGTGCGCGGCGTCACCGAGGGCACCGCGCAGCAGGGACAGATCG GGGCCATGCTGATGGCCATCCGGCTGCGGGGCATGGACGCGGGTGAGACGCTGGCCCTGACCCGGGCCATGGGCAGCTCTGGCCGGACGCTGGCCTGGCCGCCCGCCTGGCACGGGCTGCTGGTGGACAAGCACTCGACCGGTGGCGTTGGGGACAAGGtcagcctggccctggccccCGCGCTGGCCGCCTGCGGCTGCAAG GTGCCCATGATCAGCGGGCGCGGGCTGGGCCACACCGGGGGCACCCTGGACAAGCTGGAGGCCATTCCCGGATTCCGGGTGTCCCAGAGCCCCGAGGAG ATGCAGCACATCCTGGCGCGGGTGGGCTGCTGCATCGTGGGGCAGAGCGCGGAGCTGGTGCCCGCCGACCGGGTGCTCTACGGGCTGCGCGACGTCACGGCCACGGTGGACAGCCTGCCCCTCATCACCG CCTCCATCCTCAGCAAGAAGGCGGCGGAGCGGCTCTCGGCGCTGGTGCTCGATGTCAAGTTCGGCGAGGCGGCGCTGTACCGCACCCAGGAGAGCGCGCGGGAGCTGGCGCGGAGCCTGGTGAG CGTCTGCACCCACCTGGGCATCCGCACGGCGGCGCTGCTGAGCCGCATGGAGCAGCCGCTGGGCCGCGCCGTGGGCAACGcgctggaggtgctggaggcgctgcagtgcctggagggGGGCGGCCCCCCCGACCTGCGACACCTGGTCACGGCCCTGG GCggggtgctgctgtggcagtgcGGGATGGCCGCGGGGGCCGAGCAGGGCCGTGAGCGCCTGGCCCGGGCTCTGGACGATGGCTCGGCCCTGGGCACGTTCGAGGCCATGCTGGGGGCGCAGGGGGTGCCCCCCGACACCGCCCGGGGCCTCTGTGCCGGGACCCCCGCGCAGCGCCGCCAGCTCCTGGGCG CCAAGGTGTGCGAGGAGCTGCCCGCGCCGCAGGAAG gcTGGGTGCAGCAGGTGCGGGCGCTGCCCCTGGCGCGGGTCCTGCACCGCCTGGGCGCGGGCCGCTCGCGGGCCGGGGACCCCGTGAACCCCCGCGTGGGCGCCGAGCTGCTGGTGGGCACCGGGCAGCACCTGCGGGCAG GCGAGCCCTGGCTGCGGGTGCACCATGAGGGCACCCTGGACCCTGAGGGCCGGCGCGAGCTGCAGGACGCCCTGTGCCTCGGCCCGCAGCCCCCCCGGGACCCGCCGCCGCTGGTGGCCGAGACCATCGTGCCCTCGGGA CCCTGCCCGGGCCGTGCCTGAACTCGCAATAAACCGCGATGA
- the LOC135458683 gene encoding protein SCO2 homolog, mitochondrial → MSRFSPPALSQRAAARGGGATLCRGPALSHRGPAPSLYFRFRRHRRRTGRRGAGGGLKAPAMLRSLRPIPQLCPRLCPPGPCPARCQPRRRLAVPPGAPLLPLWQRLCVAGAVAGAAAAGWLYVRHEKERQQRSRRLQQLRRLALGQGDFQLRDTAGAARSKADFLGRWVLLYFGFTHCPDVCPEELEKLSRAVELLERDPALPPLQPLFVTVDPERDDAAALERYLRDFHPRLLGLTGTPEQVRAAASAFRVYVSAGPRDADGDYVVDHSVLTFLVDPDGVFRDCYGRSRTAEEVARSVKGHMDAYEPLPPADGQ, encoded by the exons ATGTCGCGATTCTCGCCCCCGGCGCTGAGTCAGAGGGCTGCGGCGCGGGGCGGTGGCGCCACCTTGTG CCGTGGTCCCGCCCTTTCCCACCGTGGTCCCGCCCCCTCCCTGTATTTCCGGTTCCGCCGGCACCGGCGGCGGACGGGGCGCCGGGGAGCGGGCGGAGGCCTCAAAG CCCCAGCGATGCTGCGGTCCCTGCGCCCCATCCCGCAGCTGTGCCCGCGGCTGTGCCCTCCCGGGCCGTGCCCAGCGCGGTGCCAGCCCCGGCGCCGCCTGGCCGTGCCCCCGGGCGCCCCGCTGCTCCCGCTGTGGCAGCGGCTGTGCGTGGCGGGCGCGGtggcgggcgcggcggcggcgggctgGCTGTACGTGCGGCACGAGAAGGAGCGGCAGCAGCGCTCCCGccgcctgcagcagctccgCCGCCTGGCGCTGGGCCAGGGCGACTTCCAGCTGCGGGACacggcgggcgcggcgcggaGCAAGGCGGATTTCCTGGGCCGCTGGGTGCTGCTCTACTTCGGCTTCACGCACTGCCCGGACGTGTGTCCcgaggagctggagaagctgagCCGCGccgtggagctgctggagcgcgacccggcgctgccgccgctgcaGCCGCTCTTTGTCACCGTGGATCCCGAGCGCGACGACGCGGCGGCGCTGGAGCGGTACCTGCGGGACTTCCACCCGCGCCTGCTGGGCCTCACCGGCACCCCCGAGCAGGTGCGGGCCGCCGCCAGCGCCTTCCGCGTCTACGTGAGCGCCGGGCCCCGCGACGCCGACGGGGACTACGTGGTGGATCACTCGGTGCTCACGTTCCTCGTGGATCCCGACGGCGTTTTCCGGGACTGCTACGGGCGCTCCCGCACGGCCGAGGAGGTGGCGCGGAGCGTCAAGGGACACATGGACGCCTACGAGCCGCTGCCCCCCGCGGATGGGCAATAA